One Primulina tabacum isolate GXHZ01 chromosome 10, ASM2559414v2, whole genome shotgun sequence DNA segment encodes these proteins:
- the LOC142506016 gene encoding GTP 3',8-cyclase, mitochondrial-like codes for MVLVLRSGCMNDIVPKLYATLCEKQASDVQKDNPAADMLVDSFGRLHTYLRISLTERCNLRCQYCMPAEGVELTPSTRLLSQNEIIRLADLFVSSGVTKVRLTGGEPTIRKDIEEICLELSSLNGLKTLAMTTNGIILANKLPRLRECGLSLLNIGLDTLVPAKFEFMTRRKGHDRLMKSIELTSWIWV; via the coding sequence ATGGTCCTGGTTCTGAGAAGTGGTTGTATGAATGACATTGTGCCAAAGTTATATGCTACTCTATGTGAAAAACAAGCCTCAGATGTACAGAAAGATAATCCTGCAGCAGATATGTTGGTTGATTCGTTTGGGAGGCTGCATACTTATTTAAGGATCTCCTTGACAGAACGCTGTAATTTGCGATGCCAGTATTGTATGCCTGCTGAAGGTGTGGAACTTACTCCTAGTACCCGACTTCTCTCCCAGAATGAAATCATACGTCTCGCTGATCTGTTTGTCAGTTCTGGGGTTACGAAAGTTCGCCTGACTGGTGGGGAGCCAACCATCAGGAAGGATATTGAAGAAATTTGCTTGGAGCTGTCAAGTCTAAATGGATTAAAAACTCTGGCAATGACCACCAATGGAATTATCCTGGCAAATAAACTTCCAAGATTAAGAGAATGCGGACTTAGCTTGCTGAATATAGGTTTAGACACGTTGGTTCCTGCAAAGTTTGAATTCATGACTAGACGTAAAGGTCATGACAGATTAATGAAATCAATTGAATTAACATCATGGATTTGGGTATAA